The Hypomesus transpacificus isolate Combined female chromosome 3, fHypTra1, whole genome shotgun sequence genome has a window encoding:
- the elavl1a gene encoding ELAV-like protein 1a isoform X2, with protein MAVRRGHIRYLKEVYDMSNGYEDHMGGDEGKDAKTNLIVNYLPQSMTQDELRSLFCSIGEVESAKLIRDKVAGHSLGYGFVNYLNPSDAERAISTLNGLRLQSKTIKVSYARPSSDTIKDANLYISGLPKTMTQKDVEDMFARYGRIINSRVLVDQASGLSRGVAFIRFDKRAEAEDAIKDLNGQKPPGASEAITVKFAASPNQAKNTQLISQLYHNQSRRFGGPVHHQAQRFRFSPMSVDHMSGMSGVSVPSSASSGWCIFIYNLGQDADEGILWQMFGPFGAVTNVKVIRDFNTNKCKGFGFVTMTNYEEAAMAIASLNGYRLGDKILQVSFKTSKGHK; from the exons ATGGCAGTTCGAAGAGGACACATTAGGTACTTAAAA GAGGTGTATGACATGTCAAACGGTTATGAGGACCACATGGGAGGGGACGAGGGGAAGGATGCCAAGACCAACTTGATAGTGAACTACCTGCCCCAGAGCATGACCCAGGACGAGCTGCGCAGCCTGTTCTGCAGCATCGGAGAGGTGGAGTCAGCCAAGCTCATAAGAGACAAAGTAGCAG gCCACAGTTTAGGGTACGGATTTGTTAACTATCTTAACCCTAGTGATGCAGAAAGAGCTATCAGTACTCTGAATGGACTAAGACTACAGTCTAAAACTATCAAG GTGTCGTACGCGAGGCCCAGCTCTGACACCATCAAAGACGCTAACCTGTACATCAGTGGCCTTCCTAAGACAATGACCCAGAAGGATGTGGAGGACATGTTTGCCCGCTATGGACGCATCATCAACTCCCGTGTGCTGGTGGACCAGGCCTCAG gtctgtctCGGGGTGTGGCGTTCATTCGTTTTGACAAAAGGGCAGAGGCTGAGGACGCCATCAAAGACCTGAACGGTCAGAAGCCCCCTGGGGCCTCTGAGGCAATTACCGTCAAGTTTGCTGCCAGCCCCAACCAGGCCAAGAACACCCAGCTGATCTCCCAGCTCTACCACAACCAGTCTAGACGCTTTGGGGGCCCAGTGCACCATCAAGCTCAGAGGTTCAG gttcTCTCCAATGAGCGTGGACCACATGAGCGGCATGTCTGGCGTGAGCGTGCCCAGCAGCGCGTCCTCCGGCTGGTGCATCTTCATCTACAACCTGGGCCAGGACGCGGACGAGGGCATCCTGTGGCAGATGTTTGGGCCATTTGGCGCTGTTACCAACGTCAAAGTCATCCGAGACTTCAACACCAACAAGTGCAAGGGCTTTGGCTTCGTCACCATGACAAACTACGAGGAGGCAGCCATGGCCATCGCCAGCCTTAACGGCTATCGGCTTGGAGACAAGATCTTGCAGGTGTCCTTCAAGACCAGCAAAGGCCACAAGTAG
- the elavl1a gene encoding ELAV-like protein 1a isoform X1 — protein MAVRRGHIRYLKEVYDMSNGYEDHMGGDEGKDAKTNLIVNYLPQSMTQDELRSLFCSIGEVESAKLIRDKVAGHSLGYGFVNYLNPSDAERAISTLNGLRLQSKTIKVSYARPSSDTIKDANLYISGLPKTMTQKDVEDMFARYGRIINSRVLVDQASGGAGDGLSRGVAFIRFDKRAEAEDAIKDLNGQKPPGASEAITVKFAASPNQAKNTQLISQLYHNQSRRFGGPVHHQAQRFRFSPMSVDHMSGMSGVSVPSSASSGWCIFIYNLGQDADEGILWQMFGPFGAVTNVKVIRDFNTNKCKGFGFVTMTNYEEAAMAIASLNGYRLGDKILQVSFKTSKGHK, from the exons ATGGCAGTTCGAAGAGGACACATTAGGTACTTAAAA GAGGTGTATGACATGTCAAACGGTTATGAGGACCACATGGGAGGGGACGAGGGGAAGGATGCCAAGACCAACTTGATAGTGAACTACCTGCCCCAGAGCATGACCCAGGACGAGCTGCGCAGCCTGTTCTGCAGCATCGGAGAGGTGGAGTCAGCCAAGCTCATAAGAGACAAAGTAGCAG gCCACAGTTTAGGGTACGGATTTGTTAACTATCTTAACCCTAGTGATGCAGAAAGAGCTATCAGTACTCTGAATGGACTAAGACTACAGTCTAAAACTATCAAG GTGTCGTACGCGAGGCCCAGCTCTGACACCATCAAAGACGCTAACCTGTACATCAGTGGCCTTCCTAAGACAATGACCCAGAAGGATGTGGAGGACATGTTTGCCCGCTATGGACGCATCATCAACTCCCGTGTGCTGGTGGACCAGGCCTCAGGTGGGGCAGGAGATG gtctgtctCGGGGTGTGGCGTTCATTCGTTTTGACAAAAGGGCAGAGGCTGAGGACGCCATCAAAGACCTGAACGGTCAGAAGCCCCCTGGGGCCTCTGAGGCAATTACCGTCAAGTTTGCTGCCAGCCCCAACCAGGCCAAGAACACCCAGCTGATCTCCCAGCTCTACCACAACCAGTCTAGACGCTTTGGGGGCCCAGTGCACCATCAAGCTCAGAGGTTCAG gttcTCTCCAATGAGCGTGGACCACATGAGCGGCATGTCTGGCGTGAGCGTGCCCAGCAGCGCGTCCTCCGGCTGGTGCATCTTCATCTACAACCTGGGCCAGGACGCGGACGAGGGCATCCTGTGGCAGATGTTTGGGCCATTTGGCGCTGTTACCAACGTCAAAGTCATCCGAGACTTCAACACCAACAAGTGCAAGGGCTTTGGCTTCGTCACCATGACAAACTACGAGGAGGCAGCCATGGCCATCGCCAGCCTTAACGGCTATCGGCTTGGAGACAAGATCTTGCAGGTGTCCTTCAAGACCAGCAAAGGCCACAAGTAG
- the tspan37 gene encoding tetraspanin 37: MSNAWLRNMSEIRRAFKIVLQITCQLLWLVALVVGLSGVYLLLNYNQNGLFFSHMYIILPGVLALASATCLLASGGLGCWVSMRESVWVQTVFVYVLVIVLCLEATAAALAYFNIGQVHSELAPFRSVFQRYTGSSQDLDSSAVDATQDELQCCGIHDYKDWLTTPWFNHSGGVRVPHSCCNSTFLTCNGSLDQPWQLYPKGCQIKLEEALLFVLSLIIWSSLAVAVVEIVGFVSVAQLMRDQPLLEYRILDRD, from the exons ATGTCAAATGCGTGGCTGCGAAACATGAGCGAAATCAGGAGAGCATTTAAAATAGTTCTTCAGATTACATGCCAGCTTCTTTGG TTGGTTGCTTTGGTGGTGGGCCTGAGTGGGGTTTACCTGCTGTTGAACTACAACCAGAATGGACTTTTCTTCTCTCACATGTACATCATCCTCCCAGGAGTCCTTGCTCTTGCTAGTGCCACATGCCTATTGGCCAGTGGAGGCTTGGGATGCTGGGTGTCCATGAGAGAGTCAGTATGGGTTCAAACAGTG TTTGTCTACGTTCTGGTTATAGTGTTGTGCCTTGAAGCTACTGCCGCTGCACTGGCATATTTCAACATCGGACAG GTGCATTCAGAACTGGCTCCTTTCAGAAGTGTTTTTCAGAGATACACAGGCAGCAGCCAGGATCTAGACTCCAGTGCTGTGGATGCCACACAGGACGAG CTGCAGTGCTGTGGTATCCATGACTACAAGGACTGGCTGACCACGCCCTGGTTTAATCACAGTGGAGGGGTCAGAGTTCCACACAGCTGCTGCAACTCCACCTTCCTCACCTGCAATGGTAGCCTGGACCAGCCCTGGCAGCTCTACCCGAAG GGCTGCCAGATCAAGCTGGAGGAGGCCTTGCTGTTTGTACTGAGCCTCATCATATGGTCATCTCTAGCTGTGGCAGTGGTGGAG ATTGTTGGGTTTGTGAGTGTGGCCCAGTTGATGCGGGATCAGCCACTGCTGGAGTATCGAATTCTGGACAGAGACTGA